Proteins encoded in a region of the Micropterus dolomieu isolate WLL.071019.BEF.003 ecotype Adirondacks linkage group LG07, ASM2129224v1, whole genome shotgun sequence genome:
- the LOC123974046 gene encoding fer3-like protein, with translation MEDMLFDFDQDGTTDFAFWGQMDQNLQFQSQLDTFLLDYTAAAGQLSPWSSFGSQSMFPDSQLTFTDLDLQSPEAGTCADGESSSVDEPLEGEKRRARRLVPHQPYKVQRHAANIRERKRMLSINSAFEELRCHVPTFPYEKRLSKIDTLRLAIAYIALLREILMSGCDPKSYVDECMKNGYKNHTNAIWNTSDLTARLSWIKWD, from the coding sequence aTGGAGGACATGCTTTTTGACTTCGACCAGGATGGAACAACGGATTTTGCATTTTGGGGACAGATGGACCAAAACCTCCAGTTTCAAAGCCAGCTGGACACCTTCCTGCTGGACTACACCGCAGCCGCCGGCCAGCTCTCGCCCTGGTCGTCTTTCGGCAGCCAGTCCATGTTCCCGGACTCTCAGCTGACCTTCACAGACCTCGACTTGCAGTCTCCGGAGGCCGGAACCTGTGCTGACGGGGAAAGCTCCTCCGTGGACGAACCCCTGGAGGGGGAAAAGCGCAGGGCGCGGCGGCTGGTTCCCCATCAGCCCTACAAGGTGCAGCGGCATGCCGCCAACATCcgggagaggaagaggatgcTGAGCATCAATTCCGCCTTCGAGGAGCTGCGCTGCCACGTACCAACGTTTCCCTACGAGAAGCGGCTGTCGAAGATAGACACTCTGAGACTGGCCATAGCCTACATCGCCCTGCTGAGAGAGATCCTCATGTCAGGCTGCGACCCCAAATCCTATGTGGACGAGTGCATGAAGAATGGCTACAAGAATCATACCAACGCCATCTGGAACACAAGTG